One genomic region from Grus americana isolate bGruAme1 chromosome 15, bGruAme1.mat, whole genome shotgun sequence encodes:
- the NLRC3 gene encoding NLR family CARD domain-containing protein 3 isoform X1 produces MEEAWINRYRKQLVRSISPQFLEEIICYLRRLDLLTAEEASRAQEASSLPEQVRAVVDVLAGKGTYASQSLQTFIETTNSQLYLHITVYEPMVQKHLESLQSYYGNGLETGALQRLTNLLMVEGLSDIQQKEHDILQIEATKGLRNVSKSIPLEKLFMPLSKVSIPPRISITVGVAGIGKSTLVKLFVYMWAKGEINRDIIFVLPLTFRELNTYEKLSAERLIRSAFPHITEPNCISAGAARTLLILDGLDEFKTPLDFSNTIVCTDPKKEIQVDNLITNIIRGNLLQEASVWVTSRPTAASQIPGGLIDRMTEIRGFGAAEMKDFLDQMFLDNSDLSSQVLHHIRANRSLHVMCTVPGFCWISGSSIGYYLKNSTDQSQETTAVPRTLSEIYSYYFKMALSSDWLEKSRETLRIEQVVNNSKKIVGSLGKLAFYGLLRKKYVFYEQDMKVYGIDLSLLQSSLCSRLLLKEEMQSFTAYYFSHLTIQEFLAAIYYYTAAKRAIFDLFTESGMSWLKLGFLNHFKSAVQRSLQAEDGQLDIFVRFLSGLLSPQVNKLLSGWLLVKDENNSFRSQAISFLQGCLNTDYVISSRTVNTMHCLYEIQHMEIAKTVEEAMKNESLAGMLTPVNCSALAYLLQVSDICMEETNLSNCLTYNVCKSLLSQLLFCHNLRLDNNQFKDNVMELLGSVLSAKDCQIWKLSLAENQISNKGAKALARSLLVNRSLTALDLRSNSIGPTGARALADALKKNQVLLSLNLQHNTIKEDGATFLAEALLTNQRLTTLHLQKNGIGAHGARKIAEALKQNRSLKELMLSSNSVGDNGSVALAEALRVNHSLQSLDLQSNSISSTGVAALTAALCSNKGLINLNLRENSISKEGGPAIARALRTNSTLRKLDLAANLLYDEGGKAIALAMKENRALASLHLQWNFIQATAATALAQALQSNGSLASLDLQENAIGDEGMAALSAALKVNTTLADLHLQVASVGAAGAQALAEALMVNKSLKILDLRGNSIGVAGAKAMANALKVNRSLRRLNLQENSLGMDGAICIATALKGNHGLTYVNLQGNRIGQSGAKMISDAIRTNSPDCIVDV; encoded by the exons ATGGAAG AGGCTTGGATCAATCGCTACCGCAAGCAGCTGGTGAGGTCCATCTCACCACAGTTCCTGGAGGAGATCATCTGCTACCTGCGGAGGTTGGACCTCCTGACGGCGGAGGAAGCCAGCCGGGCACAGGAGGCGAGCTCCCTGCCCGAGCAGGTGAGGGCAGTGGTGGACGTCCTGGCTGGCAAGGGCACCTACGCCTCCCAGTCCCTGCAGACATTCATCGAGACCACCAATTCCCAGCTCTACCTCCACATCACTGTCTATG AACCCATGGTGCAGAAGCACCTGGAGAGCCTCCAGAGCTACTATGGGAATGGCTTGGAGACGGGTGCCCTCCAGCGACTCACGAACTTGCTGATGGTGGAAGGCTTGTCCGATATCCAGCAGAAGGAGCACGACATCCTGCAGATTGAAGCCACCAAAGGCCTACGAAATGTATCCAAGAGCATCCCTCTGGAGAAGCTCTTCATGCCTCTCTCCAAGGTCAGCATCCCACCTCGGATCTCCATCACGGTTGGAGTGGCCGGGATTGGCAAAAGCACGCTGGTGAAGCTGTTTGTCTACATGTGGGCAAAGGGGGAGATCAACAGGGACATCATCTTTGTGCTGCCCCTCACCTTCCGGGAGCTCAACACCTATGAGAAGCTCTCTGCCGAGAGGCTCATCCGCTCGGCGTTCCCTCACATCACCGAGCCCAACTGCATCTcggcaggagctgccaggacCCTGCTGATCCTCGACGGCTTGGATGAGTTCAAGACTCCTTTGGATTTTTCCAACACGATAGTATGCACCGATCCCAAAAAGGAGATCCAAGTGGACAACCTGATCACCAACATTATACGTGGCAACCTGCTGCAGGAGGCTTCTGTCTGGGTCACATCGCGGCCAACGGCAGCCAGCCAAATCCCCGGTGGGCTCATTGACCGGATGACTGAAATACGAGGTTTCGGAGCTGCAGAGATGAAGGACTTCTTGGACCAGATGTTCCTTGACAACAGCGACCTATCCAGCCAAGTCCTGCATCACATCAGGGCTAACAGGTCGTTACATGTCATGTGCACCGTTCCTGGCTTTTGCTGGATTTCTGGCTCCTCGATCGGTTATTACCTAAAAAATAGCACGGATCAATCCCAAGAAACGACCGCTGTCCCTAGGACCCTATCAGAAATCTACtcctattattttaaaatggctcTGAGCAGCGACTGGCTGGAAAAGTCGAGAGAAACACTCCGGATCGAGCAAGTGGTCAACAACAGCAAGAAGATAGTGGGCAGCCTGGGCAAGCTGGCCTTCTACGGGCTGCTCAGAAAGAAATACGTGTTTTACGAGCAGGACATGAAGGTGTATGGCATTGACCTTtccttgctgcagagcagcttgtGCAGTAGACTCCTACTCAAAGAAGAGATGCAATCCTTCACAGCCTACTACTTCTCCCACTTAACCATACAGGAGTTTCTGGCGGCTATTTATTATTACACGGCTGCAAAGCGGGCAATATTTGACCTCTTCACGGAGAGTGGGATGTCCTGGCTCAAGTTGGGTTTCCTCAACCACTTCAAGAGCGCTGTTCAGAGATCGCTGCAGGCAGAGGACGGGCAGCTGGACATCTTTGTGCGTTTTCTCTCTgggctcctctccccacagGTGAACAAGCTGCTGTCTGGGTGGTTGCTGGTGAAGGATGAGAACAACAGCTTCAGGAGCCAAGCGATCAGCTTCCTCCAAGGCTGCCTGAACACCGACTACGTCATCTCCTCGCGGACAGTGAACACGATGCACTGCCTGTACGAAATTCAGCACATGGAGATCGCTAAGACTGTGGAAGAAGCAATGAAGAACGAGAGCTTGGCTGGGATGCTCACCCCCGTGAactgctctgccctggcttATCTCCTGCAGGTCTCCGACATCTGCATGGAGGAGACGAACCTCTCCAACTGCCTCACCTACAACGTCTGTAAGAgcctgctctcccagctccttttcTGCCACAACCTCAG GTTGGACAATAACCAGTTTAAGGACAACGTGATGGAGCTTCTGGGCAGCGTGCTGAGTGCGAAGGACTGCCAGATCTGGAAGCTCAG cttggcagaaaatcAGATCAGCAACAAGGGAGCCAAAGCGCTGGCCAGGTCACTGCTGGTGAACAGGAGCCTGACGGCACTGGA CCTGCGGAGCAACTCCATCGGCCCCACCGGAGCAAGGGCACTGGCTGATGcgctgaaaaaaaatcaagtcctGCTTTCCCTGAA CCTGCAGCACAACACCATCAAGGAGGACGGTGCCACCTTCCTGGCCGAGGCCCTGCTGACCAACCAGAGGCTGACGACCCTGCA CCTGCAGAAGAACGGGATTGGAGCCCATGGCGCGAGGAAAATAGCGGAGGCGCTGAAGCAGAACCGCAGCCTGAAGGAGCTGAT GCTCTCCAGCAACTCGGTAGGAGACAACGGCTCGGTTGCCTTGGCTGAAGCTCTGAGGGTGAACCACAGTTTGCAAAGCCTCGA TCTCCAGAGCAACTCCATCAGCAGCACCGGGGTCGCTGCGCTGACAGCGGCTCTCTGCTCCAACAAGGGACTCATCAACCTCAA CCTGCGGGAGAACTCCATCAGCAAGGAGGGGGGCCCCGCCATCGCCCGCGCCCTGCGGACCAACAGCACCCTCAGGAAGCTGGA CTTAGCGGCGAACCTGCTGTACGACGAAGGCGGCAAGGCCATCGCTTTAGCGATGAAAGAGAACCGGGCGCTCGCATCCCTCCA CTTGCAGTGGAACTTCATCCAGGCAACAGCTGCCACGGCCCTGGCACAAGCACTACAGTCCAACGGCAGCCTGGCCAGCCTTGA CTTGCAGGAGAACGCCATCGGAGATGAAGGAATGGCCGCCCTCTCTGCCGCGCTGAAGGTCAACACAACCCTGGCAGATCTCCA CCTGCAGGTTGCTTCAGTTGGCGCAGCTGGCGCCCAAGCCCTGGCAGAAGCCTTGATGGTCAACAAGAGCCTGAAGATCCTGGA cTTGCGCGGAAACTCCATCGGTGTGGCAGGGGCCAAGGCGATGGCCAACGCGCTCAAGGTGAACCGCAGCCTCCGCCGGCTCAA CTTGCAGGAAAACTCCCTGGGCATGGACGGAGCCATCTGCATCGCCACCGCTCTGAAGGGCAACCATGGCCTCACCTACGTGAA CCTGCAGGGAAACCGCATTGGCCAGTCGGGAGCCAAGATGATCTCAGACGCTATCCGGACAAACTCACCCGATTGCATCGTGGACGTGTGA
- the NLRC3 gene encoding NLR family CARD domain-containing protein 3 isoform X3: MPSLLSCSHADLGKAARDQEPMVQKHLESLQSYYGNGLETGALQRLTNLLMVEGLSDIQQKEHDILQIEATKGLRNVSKSIPLEKLFMPLSKVSIPPRISITVGVAGIGKSTLVKLFVYMWAKGEINRDIIFVLPLTFRELNTYEKLSAERLIRSAFPHITEPNCISAGAARTLLILDGLDEFKTPLDFSNTIVCTDPKKEIQVDNLITNIIRGNLLQEASVWVTSRPTAASQIPGGLIDRMTEIRGFGAAEMKDFLDQMFLDNSDLSSQVLHHIRANRSLHVMCTVPGFCWISGSSIGYYLKNSTDQSQETTAVPRTLSEIYSYYFKMALSSDWLEKSRETLRIEQVVNNSKKIVGSLGKLAFYGLLRKKYVFYEQDMKVYGIDLSLLQSSLCSRLLLKEEMQSFTAYYFSHLTIQEFLAAIYYYTAAKRAIFDLFTESGMSWLKLGFLNHFKSAVQRSLQAEDGQLDIFVRFLSGLLSPQVNKLLSGWLLVKDENNSFRSQAISFLQGCLNTDYVISSRTVNTMHCLYEIQHMEIAKTVEEAMKNESLAGMLTPVNCSALAYLLQVSDICMEETNLSNCLTYNVCKSLLSQLLFCHNLRLDNNQFKDNVMELLGSVLSAKDCQIWKLSLAENQISNKGAKALARSLLVNRSLTALDLRSNSIGPTGARALADALKKNQVLLSLNLQHNTIKEDGATFLAEALLTNQRLTTLHLQKNGIGAHGARKIAEALKQNRSLKELMLSSNSVGDNGSVALAEALRVNHSLQSLDLQSNSISSTGVAALTAALCSNKGLINLNLRENSISKEGGPAIARALRTNSTLRKLDLAANLLYDEGGKAIALAMKENRALASLHLQWNFIQATAATALAQALQSNGSLASLDLQENAIGDEGMAALSAALKVNTTLADLHLQVASVGAAGAQALAEALMVNKSLKILDLRGNSIGVAGAKAMANALKVNRSLRRLNLQENSLGMDGAICIATALKGNHGLTYVNLQGNRIGQSGAKMISDAIRTNSPDCIVDV, translated from the exons ATgccctctctgctctcctgctcccatGCAGACCTGGGGAAGGCGGCACGAGACCAAG AACCCATGGTGCAGAAGCACCTGGAGAGCCTCCAGAGCTACTATGGGAATGGCTTGGAGACGGGTGCCCTCCAGCGACTCACGAACTTGCTGATGGTGGAAGGCTTGTCCGATATCCAGCAGAAGGAGCACGACATCCTGCAGATTGAAGCCACCAAAGGCCTACGAAATGTATCCAAGAGCATCCCTCTGGAGAAGCTCTTCATGCCTCTCTCCAAGGTCAGCATCCCACCTCGGATCTCCATCACGGTTGGAGTGGCCGGGATTGGCAAAAGCACGCTGGTGAAGCTGTTTGTCTACATGTGGGCAAAGGGGGAGATCAACAGGGACATCATCTTTGTGCTGCCCCTCACCTTCCGGGAGCTCAACACCTATGAGAAGCTCTCTGCCGAGAGGCTCATCCGCTCGGCGTTCCCTCACATCACCGAGCCCAACTGCATCTcggcaggagctgccaggacCCTGCTGATCCTCGACGGCTTGGATGAGTTCAAGACTCCTTTGGATTTTTCCAACACGATAGTATGCACCGATCCCAAAAAGGAGATCCAAGTGGACAACCTGATCACCAACATTATACGTGGCAACCTGCTGCAGGAGGCTTCTGTCTGGGTCACATCGCGGCCAACGGCAGCCAGCCAAATCCCCGGTGGGCTCATTGACCGGATGACTGAAATACGAGGTTTCGGAGCTGCAGAGATGAAGGACTTCTTGGACCAGATGTTCCTTGACAACAGCGACCTATCCAGCCAAGTCCTGCATCACATCAGGGCTAACAGGTCGTTACATGTCATGTGCACCGTTCCTGGCTTTTGCTGGATTTCTGGCTCCTCGATCGGTTATTACCTAAAAAATAGCACGGATCAATCCCAAGAAACGACCGCTGTCCCTAGGACCCTATCAGAAATCTACtcctattattttaaaatggctcTGAGCAGCGACTGGCTGGAAAAGTCGAGAGAAACACTCCGGATCGAGCAAGTGGTCAACAACAGCAAGAAGATAGTGGGCAGCCTGGGCAAGCTGGCCTTCTACGGGCTGCTCAGAAAGAAATACGTGTTTTACGAGCAGGACATGAAGGTGTATGGCATTGACCTTtccttgctgcagagcagcttgtGCAGTAGACTCCTACTCAAAGAAGAGATGCAATCCTTCACAGCCTACTACTTCTCCCACTTAACCATACAGGAGTTTCTGGCGGCTATTTATTATTACACGGCTGCAAAGCGGGCAATATTTGACCTCTTCACGGAGAGTGGGATGTCCTGGCTCAAGTTGGGTTTCCTCAACCACTTCAAGAGCGCTGTTCAGAGATCGCTGCAGGCAGAGGACGGGCAGCTGGACATCTTTGTGCGTTTTCTCTCTgggctcctctccccacagGTGAACAAGCTGCTGTCTGGGTGGTTGCTGGTGAAGGATGAGAACAACAGCTTCAGGAGCCAAGCGATCAGCTTCCTCCAAGGCTGCCTGAACACCGACTACGTCATCTCCTCGCGGACAGTGAACACGATGCACTGCCTGTACGAAATTCAGCACATGGAGATCGCTAAGACTGTGGAAGAAGCAATGAAGAACGAGAGCTTGGCTGGGATGCTCACCCCCGTGAactgctctgccctggcttATCTCCTGCAGGTCTCCGACATCTGCATGGAGGAGACGAACCTCTCCAACTGCCTCACCTACAACGTCTGTAAGAgcctgctctcccagctccttttcTGCCACAACCTCAG GTTGGACAATAACCAGTTTAAGGACAACGTGATGGAGCTTCTGGGCAGCGTGCTGAGTGCGAAGGACTGCCAGATCTGGAAGCTCAG cttggcagaaaatcAGATCAGCAACAAGGGAGCCAAAGCGCTGGCCAGGTCACTGCTGGTGAACAGGAGCCTGACGGCACTGGA CCTGCGGAGCAACTCCATCGGCCCCACCGGAGCAAGGGCACTGGCTGATGcgctgaaaaaaaatcaagtcctGCTTTCCCTGAA CCTGCAGCACAACACCATCAAGGAGGACGGTGCCACCTTCCTGGCCGAGGCCCTGCTGACCAACCAGAGGCTGACGACCCTGCA CCTGCAGAAGAACGGGATTGGAGCCCATGGCGCGAGGAAAATAGCGGAGGCGCTGAAGCAGAACCGCAGCCTGAAGGAGCTGAT GCTCTCCAGCAACTCGGTAGGAGACAACGGCTCGGTTGCCTTGGCTGAAGCTCTGAGGGTGAACCACAGTTTGCAAAGCCTCGA TCTCCAGAGCAACTCCATCAGCAGCACCGGGGTCGCTGCGCTGACAGCGGCTCTCTGCTCCAACAAGGGACTCATCAACCTCAA CCTGCGGGAGAACTCCATCAGCAAGGAGGGGGGCCCCGCCATCGCCCGCGCCCTGCGGACCAACAGCACCCTCAGGAAGCTGGA CTTAGCGGCGAACCTGCTGTACGACGAAGGCGGCAAGGCCATCGCTTTAGCGATGAAAGAGAACCGGGCGCTCGCATCCCTCCA CTTGCAGTGGAACTTCATCCAGGCAACAGCTGCCACGGCCCTGGCACAAGCACTACAGTCCAACGGCAGCCTGGCCAGCCTTGA CTTGCAGGAGAACGCCATCGGAGATGAAGGAATGGCCGCCCTCTCTGCCGCGCTGAAGGTCAACACAACCCTGGCAGATCTCCA CCTGCAGGTTGCTTCAGTTGGCGCAGCTGGCGCCCAAGCCCTGGCAGAAGCCTTGATGGTCAACAAGAGCCTGAAGATCCTGGA cTTGCGCGGAAACTCCATCGGTGTGGCAGGGGCCAAGGCGATGGCCAACGCGCTCAAGGTGAACCGCAGCCTCCGCCGGCTCAA CTTGCAGGAAAACTCCCTGGGCATGGACGGAGCCATCTGCATCGCCACCGCTCTGAAGGGCAACCATGGCCTCACCTACGTGAA CCTGCAGGGAAACCGCATTGGCCAGTCGGGAGCCAAGATGATCTCAGACGCTATCCGGACAAACTCACCCGATTGCATCGTGGACGTGTGA
- the NLRC3 gene encoding NLR family CARD domain-containing protein 3 isoform X2, whose product MSREASDGRGLDQSLPQAAGEVHLTTVPGGDHLLPAEVGPPDGGGSQPGTGGELPARAEPMVQKHLESLQSYYGNGLETGALQRLTNLLMVEGLSDIQQKEHDILQIEATKGLRNVSKSIPLEKLFMPLSKVSIPPRISITVGVAGIGKSTLVKLFVYMWAKGEINRDIIFVLPLTFRELNTYEKLSAERLIRSAFPHITEPNCISAGAARTLLILDGLDEFKTPLDFSNTIVCTDPKKEIQVDNLITNIIRGNLLQEASVWVTSRPTAASQIPGGLIDRMTEIRGFGAAEMKDFLDQMFLDNSDLSSQVLHHIRANRSLHVMCTVPGFCWISGSSIGYYLKNSTDQSQETTAVPRTLSEIYSYYFKMALSSDWLEKSRETLRIEQVVNNSKKIVGSLGKLAFYGLLRKKYVFYEQDMKVYGIDLSLLQSSLCSRLLLKEEMQSFTAYYFSHLTIQEFLAAIYYYTAAKRAIFDLFTESGMSWLKLGFLNHFKSAVQRSLQAEDGQLDIFVRFLSGLLSPQVNKLLSGWLLVKDENNSFRSQAISFLQGCLNTDYVISSRTVNTMHCLYEIQHMEIAKTVEEAMKNESLAGMLTPVNCSALAYLLQVSDICMEETNLSNCLTYNVCKSLLSQLLFCHNLRLDNNQFKDNVMELLGSVLSAKDCQIWKLSLAENQISNKGAKALARSLLVNRSLTALDLRSNSIGPTGARALADALKKNQVLLSLNLQHNTIKEDGATFLAEALLTNQRLTTLHLQKNGIGAHGARKIAEALKQNRSLKELMLSSNSVGDNGSVALAEALRVNHSLQSLDLQSNSISSTGVAALTAALCSNKGLINLNLRENSISKEGGPAIARALRTNSTLRKLDLAANLLYDEGGKAIALAMKENRALASLHLQWNFIQATAATALAQALQSNGSLASLDLQENAIGDEGMAALSAALKVNTTLADLHLQVASVGAAGAQALAEALMVNKSLKILDLRGNSIGVAGAKAMANALKVNRSLRRLNLQENSLGMDGAICIATALKGNHGLTYVNLQGNRIGQSGAKMISDAIRTNSPDCIVDV is encoded by the exons ATGTCACGGGAGGCCTCTGATGGAAG AGGCTTGGATCAATCGCTACCGCAAGCAGCTGGTGAGGTCCATCTCACCACAGTTCCTGGAGGAGATCATCTGCTACCTGCGGAGGTTGGACCTCCTGACGGCGGAGGAAGCCAGCCGGGCACAGGAGGCGAGCTCCCTGCCCGAGCAG AACCCATGGTGCAGAAGCACCTGGAGAGCCTCCAGAGCTACTATGGGAATGGCTTGGAGACGGGTGCCCTCCAGCGACTCACGAACTTGCTGATGGTGGAAGGCTTGTCCGATATCCAGCAGAAGGAGCACGACATCCTGCAGATTGAAGCCACCAAAGGCCTACGAAATGTATCCAAGAGCATCCCTCTGGAGAAGCTCTTCATGCCTCTCTCCAAGGTCAGCATCCCACCTCGGATCTCCATCACGGTTGGAGTGGCCGGGATTGGCAAAAGCACGCTGGTGAAGCTGTTTGTCTACATGTGGGCAAAGGGGGAGATCAACAGGGACATCATCTTTGTGCTGCCCCTCACCTTCCGGGAGCTCAACACCTATGAGAAGCTCTCTGCCGAGAGGCTCATCCGCTCGGCGTTCCCTCACATCACCGAGCCCAACTGCATCTcggcaggagctgccaggacCCTGCTGATCCTCGACGGCTTGGATGAGTTCAAGACTCCTTTGGATTTTTCCAACACGATAGTATGCACCGATCCCAAAAAGGAGATCCAAGTGGACAACCTGATCACCAACATTATACGTGGCAACCTGCTGCAGGAGGCTTCTGTCTGGGTCACATCGCGGCCAACGGCAGCCAGCCAAATCCCCGGTGGGCTCATTGACCGGATGACTGAAATACGAGGTTTCGGAGCTGCAGAGATGAAGGACTTCTTGGACCAGATGTTCCTTGACAACAGCGACCTATCCAGCCAAGTCCTGCATCACATCAGGGCTAACAGGTCGTTACATGTCATGTGCACCGTTCCTGGCTTTTGCTGGATTTCTGGCTCCTCGATCGGTTATTACCTAAAAAATAGCACGGATCAATCCCAAGAAACGACCGCTGTCCCTAGGACCCTATCAGAAATCTACtcctattattttaaaatggctcTGAGCAGCGACTGGCTGGAAAAGTCGAGAGAAACACTCCGGATCGAGCAAGTGGTCAACAACAGCAAGAAGATAGTGGGCAGCCTGGGCAAGCTGGCCTTCTACGGGCTGCTCAGAAAGAAATACGTGTTTTACGAGCAGGACATGAAGGTGTATGGCATTGACCTTtccttgctgcagagcagcttgtGCAGTAGACTCCTACTCAAAGAAGAGATGCAATCCTTCACAGCCTACTACTTCTCCCACTTAACCATACAGGAGTTTCTGGCGGCTATTTATTATTACACGGCTGCAAAGCGGGCAATATTTGACCTCTTCACGGAGAGTGGGATGTCCTGGCTCAAGTTGGGTTTCCTCAACCACTTCAAGAGCGCTGTTCAGAGATCGCTGCAGGCAGAGGACGGGCAGCTGGACATCTTTGTGCGTTTTCTCTCTgggctcctctccccacagGTGAACAAGCTGCTGTCTGGGTGGTTGCTGGTGAAGGATGAGAACAACAGCTTCAGGAGCCAAGCGATCAGCTTCCTCCAAGGCTGCCTGAACACCGACTACGTCATCTCCTCGCGGACAGTGAACACGATGCACTGCCTGTACGAAATTCAGCACATGGAGATCGCTAAGACTGTGGAAGAAGCAATGAAGAACGAGAGCTTGGCTGGGATGCTCACCCCCGTGAactgctctgccctggcttATCTCCTGCAGGTCTCCGACATCTGCATGGAGGAGACGAACCTCTCCAACTGCCTCACCTACAACGTCTGTAAGAgcctgctctcccagctccttttcTGCCACAACCTCAG GTTGGACAATAACCAGTTTAAGGACAACGTGATGGAGCTTCTGGGCAGCGTGCTGAGTGCGAAGGACTGCCAGATCTGGAAGCTCAG cttggcagaaaatcAGATCAGCAACAAGGGAGCCAAAGCGCTGGCCAGGTCACTGCTGGTGAACAGGAGCCTGACGGCACTGGA CCTGCGGAGCAACTCCATCGGCCCCACCGGAGCAAGGGCACTGGCTGATGcgctgaaaaaaaatcaagtcctGCTTTCCCTGAA CCTGCAGCACAACACCATCAAGGAGGACGGTGCCACCTTCCTGGCCGAGGCCCTGCTGACCAACCAGAGGCTGACGACCCTGCA CCTGCAGAAGAACGGGATTGGAGCCCATGGCGCGAGGAAAATAGCGGAGGCGCTGAAGCAGAACCGCAGCCTGAAGGAGCTGAT GCTCTCCAGCAACTCGGTAGGAGACAACGGCTCGGTTGCCTTGGCTGAAGCTCTGAGGGTGAACCACAGTTTGCAAAGCCTCGA TCTCCAGAGCAACTCCATCAGCAGCACCGGGGTCGCTGCGCTGACAGCGGCTCTCTGCTCCAACAAGGGACTCATCAACCTCAA CCTGCGGGAGAACTCCATCAGCAAGGAGGGGGGCCCCGCCATCGCCCGCGCCCTGCGGACCAACAGCACCCTCAGGAAGCTGGA CTTAGCGGCGAACCTGCTGTACGACGAAGGCGGCAAGGCCATCGCTTTAGCGATGAAAGAGAACCGGGCGCTCGCATCCCTCCA CTTGCAGTGGAACTTCATCCAGGCAACAGCTGCCACGGCCCTGGCACAAGCACTACAGTCCAACGGCAGCCTGGCCAGCCTTGA CTTGCAGGAGAACGCCATCGGAGATGAAGGAATGGCCGCCCTCTCTGCCGCGCTGAAGGTCAACACAACCCTGGCAGATCTCCA CCTGCAGGTTGCTTCAGTTGGCGCAGCTGGCGCCCAAGCCCTGGCAGAAGCCTTGATGGTCAACAAGAGCCTGAAGATCCTGGA cTTGCGCGGAAACTCCATCGGTGTGGCAGGGGCCAAGGCGATGGCCAACGCGCTCAAGGTGAACCGCAGCCTCCGCCGGCTCAA CTTGCAGGAAAACTCCCTGGGCATGGACGGAGCCATCTGCATCGCCACCGCTCTGAAGGGCAACCATGGCCTCACCTACGTGAA CCTGCAGGGAAACCGCATTGGCCAGTCGGGAGCCAAGATGATCTCAGACGCTATCCGGACAAACTCACCCGATTGCATCGTGGACGTGTGA